In Anopheles moucheti unplaced genomic scaffold, idAnoMoucSN_F20_07 putative_Y_193, whole genome shotgun sequence, the following are encoded in one genomic region:
- the LOC128309314 gene encoding uncharacterized protein LOC128309314, with product MSTKLANRLALKHDPISITLIGAGHSSTPVRKSVRAKISSRTSPYELNADFLIVDNLIGDLPAHDVRTDEWQIPPNFILADPQFNKSAPLDLILGARHYHEFFQSGAQYRIAIHLPVLMESMFGWIVSGSASIPNINNDTSYASSVVCMSTLDETLERFWKMEELHVRDGLSPEERYCENLYLDTTQRDDTGRYIVRLPKKSDFKEKLGLSKSSALRRFTMLERRLERDPRIKAAYHEFMREYLELGHMSLLRAPDDDESAYYLPHHPVFKASSSTTKTRVVFDGSAKTSSGYSLNDMLCVGPAVQDELLDIILRFRTYKVAVVGDIAKMYRQILLHPDDRNYVRICFRFTPHSPIQYYELNTVTYGLSPSSFLATRTLQQLADDEGTAHPVAADALKNNFYVDDFIGGADSIESARHLRLELSELLSKGGFELRKWTSNRLEVLTGLASDQIGTQSALQFMPDETIKALGISWEPEHDVLSFPCAIYTDTTCTTKRTILSSIARMFDPLGLVAPIVVRSKIMMQELWLQKAGWDDPVPDSICKKWKDIQHDWPLLSSFKIDRYALLPGSRLQLHTFCDASEAAYGACIYVRCEGAQGRVHITLLASKSRVAPLKRVTLPRLELCAAVLGAHLYDRVKKAMGLTAAESYFWSDSTVTLKWIGGSPNTWATFVANRVAEVQHYTHPRQWRHVPGSTNPADLVSRGMAAVDFLKSKLWTSGPEWLALSSSQWPDFCPEPDENANLEIRKVSAAFTNYVTNHPWFTMCSSYTRLLRIIALCIRFTRNVKEKARTQQTSLRITTPLSITPEDTEAAKNVLCRLAQQDEFTTELKQLTKGEAIAKQSPLRRLNPFLDEQGILRVGGRLKLSQLPYQSQHPIVLPKNHKFGELIAAYHHEKLMHGGGRLLLSQIRETYWPLDGRHLVKRIVRNCFRCIRQEPRLEEQQVGQLPPPRVTPSRPFSVTGKDYAGPFYLKPAHRRAAAAKSYLCVFVCFATKAVHLELVGDLTTAGFLAALRRFTSRRGLPAHIHSDNGKNFEGAAHELRELFRMFRDEQQQHIIANECANKGITWHFTPPKAPHFGGLWEAAVKTAKRHLYRHLGSTRLSYEGYSTILQQIEAAMNSRPLLPTSDDPNDLAALTPAHFLIGTSMHSVPTPDYTGLKMCTLDELQKWQLMFQRFWKHWTSEYLQELQKDNMRHHRTNDILPGRLVILMDESLPTTRWPLARIIDVHPGQDQLTRVVKLKTAKGILTRPITKICILPLAADPNTTC from the coding sequence ATGAGCACCAAGCTTGCTAATAGGTTAGCTTTGAAGCACGATCCTATCAGCATCACTCTTATCGGTGCGGGTCATTCTTCCACCCCTGTGCGAAAATCGGTGCGTGCGAAGATATCTTCCCGAACGAGCCCGTATGAGCTGAATGCTGATTTTTTGATAGTTGACAATTTGATCGGGGATTTGCCAGCGCATGATGTGCGCACCGATGAATGGCAAATACCGCCGAATTTCATTCTTGCCGACCCCCAGTTCAATAAGTCGGCACCGCTCGATCTCATCCTCGGTGCCCGGCATTATCATGAATTCTTCCAAAGCGGGGCTCAATATCGAATTGCTATCCATCTTCCGGTCCTTATGGAGAGTATGTTCGGGTGGATCGTGAGCGGTTCAGCATCTATCCCGAATATTAATAATGATACATCCTACGCCTCTTCCGTTGTTTGCATGAGCACGCTCGATGAAACCCTCGAGCGATTCTGGAAAATGGAAGAGCTACACGTTAGAGATGGCCTTTCACCTGAAGAACGGTATTGCGAAAATTTATACCTAGATACGACACAACGAGACGATACAGGTCGTTATATTGTTCGCTTACCAAAGAAGTCAGACTTTAAAGAAAAGCTCGGATTATCGAAATCATCGGCCCTACGACGCTTCACTATGCTCGAAAGACGATTAGAACGCGATCCTCGTATTAAGGCAGCATACCACGAATTCATGCGAGAGTATTTGGAGCTAGGACATATGTCACTACTGCGAGCTCCAGATGACGATGAATCAGCATACTATCTGCCGCACCATCCCGTTTTTAAGGCGTCGAGTtctacaacaaaaacaagagtGGTATTTGATGGCTCTGCAAAAACCTCTTCAGGATACTCCCTGAACGATATGTTATGTGTGGGTCCAGCAGTTCAGGATGAATTACTAGACATCATCCTTCGATTTCGCACATACAAAGTGGCTGTTGTTGGCGATATCGCTAAAATGTATCGCCAAATTCTGCTTCATCCCGATGACAGAAACTACGTCCGCATTTGCTTCCGATTTACTCCCCATTCACCGATCCAGTATTACGAGCTGAACACCGTAACGTATGGTTTATCCCCTTCATCCTTCTTGGCAACTCGAACATTGCAACAGCTTGCCGACGATGAGGGTACCGCGCATCCGGTTGCCGCAGACGCTCTGAAGAACAACTTTTACGTTGACGATTTCATCGGGGGTGCAGATTCCATTGAAAGTGCTCGGCATCTACGGTTAGAACTAAGTGAATTATTGTCGAAAGGTGGATTCGAATTAAGAAAGTGGACTTCCAACCGGTTAGAAGTACTTACCGGTCTAGCATCGGATCAGATCGGAACACAGTCAGCTTTACAATTCATGCCCGACGAAACGATTAAAGCTCTCGGCATTTCGTGGGAGCCTGAACACGACGTACTATCATTTCCGTGCGCGATTTACACCGACACAACCTGTACTACTAAAAGAACGATTCTTTCTAGCATAGCCCGCATGTTCGATCCGCTTGGTCTAGTGGCTCCAATAGTTGTTCGCTCAAAAATAATGATGCAGGAGCTATGGTTACAGAAAGCTGGCTGGGACGATCCCGTTCCTGATTCTATCTGCAAGAAATGGAAAGATATTCAACATGATTGGCCACTTTTATCCAGTTTCAAAATAGATCGTTATGCTCTATTACCTGGTAGTCGATTGCAGCTACATACCTTTTGTGATGCATCTGAAGCAGCCTACGGAGCCTGCATCTATGTTCGTTGCGAAGGTGCGCAAGGACGGGTTCACATCACTCTACTTGCATCCAAGTCACGAGTGGCACCGCTTAAGCGTGTCACGCTTCCACGGCTTGAACTGTGCGCTGCGGTATTAGGCGCTCATCTTTACGATCGAGTCAAGAAGGCGATGGGACTAACTGCAGCAGAATCATACTTTTGGTCCGATTCGACTGTCACCCTTAAGTGGATCGGTGGCTCACCTAACACTTGGGCGACGTTTGTAGCTAATCGAGTGGCCGAGGTGCAACACTACACACATCCACGACAGTGGAGGCATGTTCCCGGTTCAACAAATCCTGCAGATCTGGTATCACGCGGCATGGCAGCAGTGGATTTCCTGAAGAGCAAGCTATGGACTTCCGGCCCTGAATGGTTGGCGTTATCTTCATCTCAATGGCCCGACTTCTGCCCTGAACCGGACGAGAACGCAAATCTCGAGATTCGTAAGGTGAGCGCTGCCTTTACTAACTATGTCACTAATCATCCTTGGTTTACGATGTGTTCCAGCTACACGCGATTGTTGCGTATTATTGCACTCTGCATTCGCTTCACACGTAACGTCAAGGAGAAAGCACGAACTCAGCAAACATCGCTACGCATCACTACACCATTGAGCATCACTCCCGAGGATACCGAAGCTGCTAAAAATGTGCTATGTCGCTTAGCACAGCAAGACGAATTTACAACCGAGCTAAAGCAATTGACTAAGGGTGAAGCAATCGCAAAGCAATCACCGTTACGAAGACTAAACCCATTCCTCGATGAACAAGGAATATTGCGTGTGGGAGGACGATTGAAGCTATCGCAACTTCCATACCAATCGCAACACCCCATTGTGCTTCCCAAGAATCACAAATTTGGCGAGCTCATCGCGGCTTACCATCATGAGAAGCTCATGCATGGCGGCGGACGACTGCTACTTTCCCAAATACGTGAAACGTATTGGCCACTAGATGGAAGACACCTAGTGAAGAGAATCGTAAGGAACTGCTTCCGTTGCATACGCCAAGAACCCCGCCTGGAGGAACAACAAGTCGGCCAACTCCCACCACCGCGCGTCACTCCCAGCCGGCCTTTTTCTGTTACCGGAAAAGATTACGCTGGCCCTTTCTACTTGAAGCCTGCGCACCGGCGTGCAGCGGCGGCGAAGAGCTACTTGTGCGTCTTCGTGTGCTTCGCAACGAAGGCAGTCCACTTAGAACTGGTTGGGGACCTCACTACCGCGGGATTCTTAGCGGCCTTACGTCGTTTCACATCCAGGCGCGGATTAcctgcacacatacactcggACAACGGAAAAAACTTTGAAGGAGCCGCGCACGAGCTCCGTGAACTTTTCCGCATGTTCCGCGatgaacagcagcaacacatcaTCGCTAATGAATGTGCCAACAAGGGAATCACTTGGCATTTTACCCCTCCCAAGGCTCCCCACTTCGGCGGATTGTGGGAAGCAGCGGTAAAAACGGCCAAGCGACATCTTTACCGACATCTAGGCAGCACTAGGCTGTCCTACGAGGGATACAGCACCATCCTTCAGCAGATAGAGGCCGCAATGAATTCACGACCTTTATTGCCCACCTCAGACGACCCGAACGATTTGGCAGCACTTACCCCAGCGCATTTCCTCATCGGCACATCCATGCATTCGGTTCCTACTCCAGATTACACTGGATTGAAGATGTGTACACTTGATGAACTCCAAAAGTGGCAACTGATGTTCCAACGTTTCTGGAAACATTGGACATCGGAGTATCTACAAGAATTGCAAAAGGACAACATGAGGCATCACCGAACCAATGATATACTACCTGGACGATTAGTCATCCTGATGGATGAATCCCTACCAACAACCCGATGGCCCCTCGCACGCATCATCGACGTTCATCCGGGCCAGGACCAACTCACACGAGTGGTTAAACTAAAAACCGCCAAGGGGATCCTCACACGTCCGATCACAAAGATTTGTATCTTACCACTCGCCGCTGACCCGAACACCACGTGCTAA